In the bacterium SCSIO 12741 genome, GTTCCGATGAAACTCGCTCCTGCAACGTAGCCGATACGCAGTACACCGATCAAGTTGGTAAAACTTTGTTTGAATTTGAAAATCCTGCTGTATTGAAAATTGACGTTTGGAAAGAAGACGTTGTAACCATCAATACAGGTAGTGGATTACCCGGAACCGACAGCACCCTTACCGTTGGTGACACTTTGTGTGCGGAAGCTTTTATTACGCTGGAAATCAATGAAACTATTGAGCAGCGTATGATTCTGACCAACTGCAACAAGGAGTAAATCCCCCTTCTATACAAGTTCCTTTTTGTCCACGTAATGGACAATGGCTTCCATCATTAATTTCTCTTGCTCTAAACCGTTTAGGTGAGGAATTTTTTGGGTTCTTGTCCAATGGGGCCACCCGTCATCGTCGTAACCTTCAAACTCGTAGAAACCGTAATCACTCAGCAAGGTGCAAACGGCAATATGAATTACCTCAATTTTCTGACGTTTGTTGAATTTACGGCGCCCTTTTCCCAGTTCCTGAACTCCAATTAAAAAGAGAATGGCTTGCATGTCCAAGTCCTCTCCAAAAATCTTCTCCAGCTTAGCTACAGCTATATCCCAACGTGCCCTCAGGTTTTCCATGCGGCAAAAGTAGGTTGTTTTTAACCTTTCTGATTGGAAAAGTATTATTGCACGCAAAGGGCTTAGCCATCAAGGGTCTTACTTTTGGCGAAGATGAATGTACTAGACATCATTTTAGTTGTTCCCCTTTTGTATGGGTTCTACAAGGGCTTTACCCGGGGTTTGATCATCGAAATTGCCTCTTTAGTTGGTTTGGTGGTAGGTATTTACTGTGGAATCTATTTCTCTGATTCAGCTGCAGAACAGCTCAAAAACCAATTTAATCTCGAAGGAAACACCCTCGATTTTGCCGCCTTTATGGTCACCTTCCTGGTGGTGGTCGCTGGTGTATTTGCCTTGGCTAAGTTTCTGGAAAAAATGGTGAATCTGGTCGCCCTGAAATTTGCCAATAAAATGGCCGGAGCCCTTTTTGGCACCCTCAAAATGGTTTTGATTCTGAGTGTAGTTCTATTGCTGATCGAAGCTTTTAATCAGCGTTTTACCTTTATTCCAGAAGACACACGCAAGCAATCATACTTGTACGGACCGCTGGCCGCGGTTACCCCATTTCTTCTCCCTACGCTGGAAGATTCGTCCTGGTACCGGGACTTAATCGACCAAATTCCAGAAGACACTCCTTCACCCGAAGATATTCCGGATGTAGAAAAATTACCTGATGTAGTAGATGTGTAGCTTAGTTATTCTGAATCGCAGCTACTCCCGGTAACAACTTTCCTTCGATAGATTCCAACATAGCTCCTCCTCCTGTAGACACGTACGAAACATGTTCTTTAAGGTTGTATTTGTTGACGGCAGCTACGGAATCTCCTCCACCCACTAAAGAAAAAGCTCCTCTTTCGGTGGCCTTAACTACCGAGTAAGCTATATCCCGGGTTCCAGCAGAAAAGTTCTCCATTTCGAATACGCCCATGGGACCGTTCCACAAAATGGTTTTGGATTCTTCCAGGCAAAGGCTGTTGTGCTCTACCGCCTCAGGACCAATGTCCAATCCCATCCAGCCGGAATC is a window encoding:
- a CDS encoding CvpA family protein, whose product is MNVLDIILVVPLLYGFYKGFTRGLIIEIASLVGLVVGIYCGIYFSDSAAEQLKNQFNLEGNTLDFAAFMVTFLVVVAGVFALAKFLEKMVNLVALKFANKMAGALFGTLKMVLILSVVLLLIEAFNQRFTFIPEDTRKQSYLYGPLAAVTPFLLPTLEDSSWYRDLIDQIPEDTPSPEDIPDVEKLPDVVDV